TGGTGGAAAGAGCTGAAACTTCTGCTTCAGATACTTTTGTGTTTCGTTCTACTGTAACATTTcttagctgtgtaaccttgagtaagttacttaacttctctgagcttcagcctCCTCATCTGGAAAGACTGGGGTAAAGTCCCTGGAAGCTTGCTGAGAGGGTCCAAGGAGAGAATGTATGGGAAAAAGCTTAACAGAGTTCCTGGCTTGGGACAGATGAGTGAACTCACCCATCCCCTGTAGGGGATCTCAATTTAGGCAAAATCCTGCCGACCCTAAGTTTCTAGTAGAGTCATGGGGGACGGCCTCAGCCCAGAGCCTCCTGGTCCCCTTGGGTCCCCTTGTACATGCACCTGTATTGTTCCATCTCCCCCCACTGCCATGGCCATTCTTCTggtggggctgtggggcgggTGCGGCGATGGACCGGGCGGGCACAGAACAGGTGGGTGCAGGCTGGGTGTCCGGCGCTGGGACACAAGTGCTCTGTGTGTAGGGTGGGCGGAAGTCAGGGCGTTTGATCTGAATTCTAAAGGGCGTTGTTCAGAGCTCCACAAAGGTCCCATTGTGCAGACACTGGGTATAAAGCAGCATATGACTCCCCAGCACCGGGCGGCGATGAATTGGAACGCAGGCGTGGACCCAGGGACCACTCCCCTTGCACAGACATGAGACCATAGGGGACCTGTCTGGGTGGCCTCAGGGATAGGCGCTCCCCAAGGTAACGGGATTTGTTGGGTTTGCCCTAGGTCCAGAGCTAAGGAGCTGGGGGATGGGGAGCTAAAAAGAATGGCTGATGGCAAAACAAAATGGGCCTGGTGAAGAAAGGGGCTGGAGAGGAAAGAACGTTGCATGAAAGCAAAGAAGGCAGATGAGGCTCAGGGAAGTCAAGtcaagtgaggaggaggaggaggaggaggaggaggaggaggaggaggaggaggaggaggaggagaggctggcAGTGAACATGGGGTGATGAGGAAAGTGATGActatccttcttcccttcctgtcaCTGGCTCTCGGAAAGGGTGacgggggcaggagggggtgtgTCAGGCAATGTTACGGCACCCAGCTTTCTGCCCCAGCTTTCTGCCAGCTTGCCCTGTGGCTCCTGTTTTGCAGGTGTGAATGAGGCAGGATGAACTGGACAGGTTTGTACACCTTGCTCAGTGGCGTGAACCGGCACTCTACCGCCATTGGCCGGGTATGGCTCTCCGTCATCTTCATATTCAGGATCATGGTGTTGGTGGTGGCCGCGGAGAGTGTGTGGGGTGACGAGAAGTCCTCCTTCATCTGCAACACCCTTCAGCCTGGCTGCAACAGCGTCTGCTACGACCACTTTTTCCCCATCTCCCACGTGCGGCTGTGGTCTCTACAGCTCATCTTGGTTTCCACCCCAGCTCTCCTCGTGGCCATGCACGTGGCTCACCAGCAgcacatagaaaagaaaatgctgcGACTCGAGGGCCATGGGGACCCGCTGCACCTGGAGGAGGTGAAGAGGCACAAGGTCCACATCTCAGGGACGCTGTGGTGGACCTATGTCATCAGTGTGGTCTTCCGGCTACTGTTTGAGGCCGCCTTCATGTACGTCTTTTATCTGCTCTACCCTGGCTACGCCATGGTGCGGCTAGTCAAGTGTGAGGCCTACCCCTGCCCCAACACAGTGGACTGCTTCGTGTCCCGCCCCACGGAGAAAACCGTCTTCACTGTCTTCATGCTGGCTGCCTCTGGCATCTGC
The window above is part of the Vulpes lagopus strain Blue_001 chromosome X, ASM1834538v1, whole genome shotgun sequence genome. Proteins encoded here:
- the GJB1 gene encoding gap junction beta-1 protein — encoded protein: MNWTGLYTLLSGVNRHSTAIGRVWLSVIFIFRIMVLVVAAESVWGDEKSSFICNTLQPGCNSVCYDHFFPISHVRLWSLQLILVSTPALLVAMHVAHQQHIEKKMLRLEGHGDPLHLEEVKRHKVHISGTLWWTYVISVVFRLLFEAAFMYVFYLLYPGYAMVRLVKCEAYPCPNTVDCFVSRPTEKTVFTVFMLAASGICIILNVAEVVYLIIRACARRAQRRSNPPSRKGSGFGHRLSPEYKQNEINKLLSEQDGSLKDILRRSPGTGAGLAEKSDRCSAC